One Engystomops pustulosus chromosome 11, aEngPut4.maternal, whole genome shotgun sequence DNA window includes the following coding sequences:
- the AVPI1 gene encoding arginine vasopressin-induced protein 1 isoform X2 has translation MSALHLPVYYIMGTPASVISCPPSTWQAPEPRIRKKASANIFKDIDLLQIQTLFRTSGDECADERAQIIYNYAGDRRIAEALAKLRRKKKNKGFHLSHPKLSGDGLGGLSVQNFSRLCIKEEEPPEDEDRPQPASDPQDKPTCCGTKKAPGTQRTETKLRRHQERHISSYLHQIKR, from the exons ATGTCTGCACTG CATTTGCCAGTCTACTATATCATGGGCACGCCAGCGTCTGTCATCAGCTGCCCTCCGTCTACATGGCAGGCCCCAGAACCACGCATCAGGAAGAAGGCCTCCGCCAACATCTTCAAAGACATTGACCTCCTGCAGATCCAGACGCTCTTCCGTACCAGCGGGGATGAGTGTGCGGACGAGCGGGCGCAGATCATTTATAACTATGCCGGGGACAGGCGCATCGCAGAAGCTCTCGCCAAGCtccggaggaagaagaagaacaaGGGGTTTCATTTGTCGCATCCCAAACTAAGCGGAGATGGATTGGGAGGACTGTCCGTGCAGAACTTCAGTAGACTCTG CATTAAGGAAGAAGAGCCTCCAGAAGATGAGGATCGCCCTCAGCCTGCCAGTGATCCCCAGGACAAGCCGACATGCTGCGGGACCAAGAAAGCACCAGGAACCCAGAGAACTGAGACTAAACTAAGACGGCATCAAGAGAGACACATCTCAAGCTACTTGCACCAAATAAAGCGATGA
- the AVPI1 gene encoding arginine vasopressin-induced protein 1 isoform X1, giving the protein MCSYYNHLPVYYIMGTPASVISCPPSTWQAPEPRIRKKASANIFKDIDLLQIQTLFRTSGDECADERAQIIYNYAGDRRIAEALAKLRRKKKNKGFHLSHPKLSGDGLGGLSVQNFSRLCIKEEEPPEDEDRPQPASDPQDKPTCCGTKKAPGTQRTETKLRRHQERHISSYLHQIKR; this is encoded by the exons ATGTGCTCCTATTATAAC CATTTGCCAGTCTACTATATCATGGGCACGCCAGCGTCTGTCATCAGCTGCCCTCCGTCTACATGGCAGGCCCCAGAACCACGCATCAGGAAGAAGGCCTCCGCCAACATCTTCAAAGACATTGACCTCCTGCAGATCCAGACGCTCTTCCGTACCAGCGGGGATGAGTGTGCGGACGAGCGGGCGCAGATCATTTATAACTATGCCGGGGACAGGCGCATCGCAGAAGCTCTCGCCAAGCtccggaggaagaagaagaacaaGGGGTTTCATTTGTCGCATCCCAAACTAAGCGGAGATGGATTGGGAGGACTGTCCGTGCAGAACTTCAGTAGACTCTG CATTAAGGAAGAAGAGCCTCCAGAAGATGAGGATCGCCCTCAGCCTGCCAGTGATCCCCAGGACAAGCCGACATGCTGCGGGACCAAGAAAGCACCAGGAACCCAGAGAACTGAGACTAAACTAAGACGGCATCAAGAGAGACACATCTCAAGCTACTTGCACCAAATAAAGCGATGA
- the AVPI1 gene encoding arginine vasopressin-induced protein 1 isoform X3, protein MGTPASVISCPPSTWQAPEPRIRKKASANIFKDIDLLQIQTLFRTSGDECADERAQIIYNYAGDRRIAEALAKLRRKKKNKGFHLSHPKLSGDGLGGLSVQNFSRLCIKEEEPPEDEDRPQPASDPQDKPTCCGTKKAPGTQRTETKLRRHQERHISSYLHQIKR, encoded by the exons ATGGGCACGCCAGCGTCTGTCATCAGCTGCCCTCCGTCTACATGGCAGGCCCCAGAACCACGCATCAGGAAGAAGGCCTCCGCCAACATCTTCAAAGACATTGACCTCCTGCAGATCCAGACGCTCTTCCGTACCAGCGGGGATGAGTGTGCGGACGAGCGGGCGCAGATCATTTATAACTATGCCGGGGACAGGCGCATCGCAGAAGCTCTCGCCAAGCtccggaggaagaagaagaacaaGGGGTTTCATTTGTCGCATCCCAAACTAAGCGGAGATGGATTGGGAGGACTGTCCGTGCAGAACTTCAGTAGACTCTG CATTAAGGAAGAAGAGCCTCCAGAAGATGAGGATCGCCCTCAGCCTGCCAGTGATCCCCAGGACAAGCCGACATGCTGCGGGACCAAGAAAGCACCAGGAACCCAGAGAACTGAGACTAAACTAAGACGGCATCAAGAGAGACACATCTCAAGCTACTTGCACCAAATAAAGCGATGA